The following proteins are co-located in the Catenulispora sp. MAP5-51 genome:
- a CDS encoding three-helix bundle dimerization domain-containing protein — MPALDSKTEKDAIESVTARLAAAFGDVPRDGLEASVQRAYRSFDSSRVRAFVPLLVEHAVRDELAGRLSSTT; from the coding sequence ATGCCGGCGCTGGACAGCAAGACGGAGAAGGACGCGATCGAATCGGTGACAGCGCGCCTCGCCGCGGCATTCGGCGATGTCCCCCGGGACGGTCTGGAGGCCTCGGTCCAGCGTGCATACCGCAGCTTCGACAGCAGCCGGGTGCGCGCCTTCGTGCCGTTGCTCGTCGAGCACGCCGTTCGCGACGAACTCGCGGGCCGCCTGTCGTCCACGACGTGA
- a CDS encoding trypco2 family protein — MEVASDSVAIRNLVDVIKSSICEVQGAAEPRSGELVAASAELTLHVMMDTTVGGKVDLRVPVIGAHLRIGGRRARHRMHTVNVTLVPEHYGRSRHDHGAGDPELVMALSAIRDLMDSTGTGGHSWSVAGGTVQVSFAVTDEGSISVGLNSERSDEHVHTLQLDLQPAA, encoded by the coding sequence GTGGAAGTCGCCAGCGACAGTGTCGCCATCCGCAATCTGGTCGACGTGATCAAATCCTCCATCTGCGAGGTCCAGGGCGCCGCGGAACCGCGCAGTGGTGAGCTGGTCGCGGCATCGGCCGAGCTGACCCTGCACGTGATGATGGACACCACGGTCGGCGGCAAGGTGGACCTGCGCGTTCCGGTGATCGGCGCGCACCTGCGGATCGGCGGACGCCGCGCCCGGCACCGGATGCACACCGTGAATGTGACCCTGGTTCCCGAGCACTACGGCCGATCCCGGCACGACCACGGGGCCGGCGATCCGGAACTGGTCATGGCGCTATCGGCGATCAGGGACCTGATGGACTCGACGGGCACCGGCGGCCACTCGTGGTCGGTCGCCGGCGGCACGGTCCAGGTCTCGTTCGCGGTCACCGACGAGGGCTCCATCTCGGTCGGTCTCAACAGCGAACGCAGCGACGAACACGTACACACCCTGCAGCTGGACCTCCAGCCGGCGGCTTGA
- a CDS encoding anti-sigma factor → MDCDEFVELVTDFLEGALPEADEARFVAHLTECDGCETYLEQFRQTIDTLGELPSEALSGQAREQLLTAFRGFQRDQ, encoded by the coding sequence ATGGACTGCGACGAGTTCGTCGAGCTGGTCACGGACTTCCTCGAAGGCGCCCTCCCGGAGGCGGACGAGGCACGGTTCGTCGCGCACCTCACCGAGTGCGACGGGTGCGAGACCTACCTGGAGCAGTTCCGGCAGACCATCGACACGCTCGGCGAACTTCCGTCGGAGGCGTTGTCCGGCCAGGCACGCGAGCAACTGCTGACCGCGTTCCGCGGGTTCCAGCGCGATCAGTGA